In Brachypodium distachyon strain Bd21 chromosome 5, Brachypodium_distachyon_v3.0, whole genome shotgun sequence, the genomic window TTCATGAGATTTTCAGACACCATTCGATGATGTGATGGCCAGATATTGACACAGAGAAGCAGGAACCGAGCCATCGTTTATTGGCTCAAAGTAACAATACCATGCAATAAGGAGAATACAGGAGGATCTTTTAAGTGAACAGAAAAGGCCCATAAAATGGGTAAGCAGGTGTGAAGTGGATACAAACTATATGTCGAGCTCCTAGCATTTCATATCCATTAGATATGAATACATGCTTAGGAAGATTTAGCATCTTATACCATTACCATTTAAGATACAAATTCGAATGAACACATTATACATAGTcgcatgcatgtgcattcgAATGTCAGATGTGACCAGAACCAGTGTAGGAATAAGAGAACATTTTAAACATATTTTATCAGTGCATCACAAACAGTTGTCCCTATAGTTTTATGAATAAATGTTTTTCCCTTTCTATGTACAATCTGTTAAATATAATGAACAAACTTTCCCCATATTGCGTACATAATCATAAGTTGTATACTCGTACTCACATTTGAAGAAACACGTATTTGTAATTGCCACTAAAATGCACTCATCTGTTCTCTTATCTATATGTGCCCTGTTGGTTTATTTCAGTTTAATTCTACATTTCTTATTAATAGGGATAAGGATATCACTGACAAACCAAGAAATGCTGGGTATCCAGACTGTTTACTAAACCTTCAGGCATGAATTTTCCCACCAGCACGCAACAAGCAATTTACACTCCAACAAAATTCTGGTACTACCGGCAACGTAACTCTTGGCATGTGGATGTAATGCACGGCTACCATTGGAAGTTCAAAGGATGAAAAATGGCAAAGCTAGGTATTACAACAGATATAGATAGTTTGGGCATTGCAAATAGTACTGCAGAAAGAAGATCTTGACACTACCTTCATAATCTGTGCATATGGATGCCGCTTATGTGCTTGTGCATGATGACACTCATCGAATATCAAAAGCGCAATGGAGCTCATTCTGATGAAACAGTGCCGCAAATTATACAGCAAAATTTGGGGAGTCATAACGAGAACCTGCAGTGGCAGAGGAAGTAGTAAGTATGCAGGAGAGAACAAAACTCAACTGGGTTACATTTAACGAAAACGGATGTGGATATCATTGTATTAATGTGTCAGTTGTTTACATGTACGCAGAGTCAGACCTCCAATCCAAACGAAAGTTCATAGGTTTACACACGAATCTTTGGATGGAAATTCTTctaatttttccttttctttgggAATTTATGATAACGCAACTAGATCTCTACAAACATCTACTACTTTCCTACATAACAAAGAACAGTTTTCAACCTGGTTGGCGAGGAGAATGTAAAGCAAAGCATACCTCAGACTCCCTCATCTCTTTCTCCCAGTCCTGGTGATCTCTTGAGCTTTTACCATTCCCATAGTAACTTTGAACTTTGAAATTGGTGGAATTTGAAATTACCGCTGCTTGCTGTAATATTtgaaaagaaggagaagaagaagaaaaacactgATTAAGCATGTACAGTGGTGCTTTGTCTGGGAAATGCAGTTATAAGCATTCATTGACAACTGAAGGTGTACAATTAACCCAGTGAGGAATTAGGACGCATATAGGAAGGGCCAGAAGATTATCGACCTGGCGGACAAGGGGGATGGTTGGGGCTAGGAAGATGCAGACGTCACTACTGGGCTTGCGGATCAGGTGGCCAAGTTCGTAAATGAGCAGCACGGCAATATGAGTCTTCCCGCACCCTGTGCCGAGGTACACTACGATGTTCTCCTCGACAGCCCTCTTGCAGAGATCCAACTGATACCTAAAAGCACAAAATATAATGCTGTTCTCAGAAATTTCAGCATAGTTTAACGAAACAGGGTAATCCTGGATTAACAAAAGCAAGGCAATGGAACACAAAACCAGTAGCAGAAACTAGAACCGTTGTGAATTCAATAATAGAAAATAGGATGTCCTCTCTTGCCGCAAAGTCGGATTCGAGGTAGGCAGGGTCACGAAATCTCGGGTAGTTATTATTGCTCATGTTCTTTTATAAGAGATCAGGCTCCCTGCATTTCCACGGAGTAATTGCGTATAGCACAAACTAACACATGCTTTCAATGCCTCATCTACCGCGAAACCTGAAGAGCCACCGATGGGAAGAAACGCAGCGCTTTCCACGAGCAAGTCGCACGAAAAGGAATACTGGAGATTAAAAATGGGGATCGACAAAACATAGCCCTCCAAAATTAATCATGAAATATCCTTGAACTGCTAAATCtaaataacaaaataaaaaaagcgTACCGTAAACCAATATAAAAAAACTCCAGAGACTCCCAAATCAGCAAAAGAAGAATGAATCTGTCAGCAGAAGCGGAAATCCCCATTTCTACCCATTTCTATCAAGCACATACGAGCGATTCCGCATAGAGCTCCCGTTGCTTCACCCTAAAGACACACGATACACCGTGGGAAAAAAATTTGGGACGGGTAATAGGGCGCTTACTTGCGCGCGATCGTCCTCGGATCCTTGGGCTCCTCCGTGCTagccgccgcggccgaggTCTCGCCCATGGCGGAAGGAAGCTCCGGCCCGAAGCAAAGCGATGCGCAACTGGTCGAGACCGCGGAGGAGGCTGCGAAGTGTGGGGAGTAAAGAAGGACTGCTCGGAGAAGACGGGCTGCCGTAAATGAAGTAAGCAGAGACGGAGAAGGTCGGCGAGCAAGTCCTGGTGGGGTTCTCGCGGAGCACGAGAGGGGCAGCAGCGGAAGGGCACGGGTTTTGCCTATCCCCTCTGACGTGTGGGATGAGTGACGAACGGTCGGTGGGCTGCTCTTCGTCGTCACAGGCCCGCGTGCGTGCAATAGATGCGGGGGTACGAGGACGGACGGGTGGGTGGTGACGCGGTCGAGATCTAGCCCATGGGCCGGGGTACCggctggaggaggagacgagtCGTCTGGGCCCAGGTTATCAGTGCCTTGTGTGCTGCACGGTGGAACCGAGGAGAGGCAGTCGATCGGCTCCATGTTGCTGGCTGAAATGCCTACTGGCGGTCTGTCAGTGATAAATAAAAACATCTCCTGCTGAACAACCGCTCTGCCTATTTGATCTGCTATTTACGACGGAAAAATACTggtgtacaattttttttgggatACCAAGTTTTCACGAACAATATgtgttacttcctccgtccaaaaaaaaatgtcttaattttgaccaaatttgaatcaatctatacactaagtcatgtgtagatatattcaaattttaacaaacttgagacatcttttgttggacggagggagtactattccTTCCaacccatattatttgtcgcagatttagtactccctccgatcggtattacttgtctcaaattcctccaaatacggatgtatctatgtgtaaaaaacgtctagatacatgtaatatttcgacaaataattttggtcggagggagtacgtttTTTCTCATCAAAACGGGACGATGTGATGAAGAGGGCACATGCATAGTGTACATACACAGTGTACCCTCTCGAATAGAAAAATTCCAGTGTTTTTCACTTGCATCCTTTTTCTATTCTTATGTTGTAGAATCACTTCAGCCAAACGGGTTGCTCCCGTTGTCAGGAGTAAAAAAGTTCCGGCCctctccttccgtcccatctTGCCGTTGTCCCAGTCAGTCCAACCAGCTCTTGTTGGTGCTTGACAAAGGCCTGTTTCAGCAAAGGTAGTAGCTCACGATGCAGACATACAATTCAAGTTAAACTTCTCCAAATACTCCCTCGATGATACTCGAACTTGATTTCCTTTCTTCCCTAGCTCGATCCCTTGCTCAGTTGTTTCCTCTTTATGTTTAGAACCCAAACACCACGGTTACatgggattttttttacaatgtTGCTATACATACGACATCTTCTCGTACAACTTGCGTACAATGCACGTCCAAACTAACAATACCACCGTAGTAGAGTTTTTTACTGTACCCCAGAATTAATATAGAccgtttatttttcttgatcttGTGGCTGATATTGTTTGGTACTCCATCGCTAACTCCATGGAGTACCGAGTCTGAAATCAACATCGTACCTCGATTTGGAGGGCAAAAGTGTAATTGCGTGCGGATAAATTGGTCTTTCCCGAGCTAGCTTTTAGTCCTCAGCATGAAGCTGCCGTGTGGCAGGTGGACGACGTTGCCCGTTGCCGACGTAGCCGCCGTCGAGGATGGGCCAGACATGTTCTCCAAGCCATCCAGCACGGTCGCAGCCGGGCACTGGAACGAGTTCCTGGCGGGAGACGGACGGATTGAATTCTTCTAACTCTGAAGCGTTTGCGGTTTTTGCCTGCACCACTGAGCCACGGCCTGACCTTGGCCGCCGGGGGCTTGGCGACGGAGCCGCTGGGAGCTGCCGTGGGGAGGAGCAGAGAAAGATGCACTTTGATTAAGGAAACTGTTGATCAATTTGGAAACATGCCTCCGATAATTGGAAAGGATTGCCGCAACTGCCGGCCTAAATTGAtggtgtttttcctttttttttcccagcTGTAACTAACGACCATTAACATAGCCCTTGAGGATTGTCTAAATTGGCCTTTAATCTAGATGGTCAGATCTGATCGGCACTTAGGTATTTGATTTTGGATTACtagggtaccgtaaaaatcCTCCCGTAATATGGACTTGGGACTTGAATCCGATGGGAAATCCAGTAGAAAAAATGTTTCATAATTTTATTGTAACCAAAAGGTCATACGCACAGTGGTGTTGATAAATTGAAGGTGATTCTTTGGTACCTAAGAATTTACGCATGCAAGCATTTATGGGTGTAAGAATTTGCAAAGCTCACGGCATAATtgactacttcctccgatacatattaactatctcaaatttgctcaaatatgaatgtatctatgtttaaaaggcgtctagatacatgtaatatttcgacaattaatatggatcggaggaagtagttttATTATCTATACTTCATGATTGTGAATGCAGTAAAGGGCAAGAAATGCACAGATTCCCTATCCACTTATCCACTTACAGCATGTTTGGCAACGTTTAGGGAAGGGGAATGTGAGTTTAGTCTCAATTTCCCTTCCCTCCACAATTACAGGTTCCCCTCACTGAATAAAAATTGAGAAGTTTCATAGTCTAATtgtcctttctttttccttctaaACTTCCAATACCCCTAGTCAAACAATAGATTtaaagtactctctccgttccattattcttgtctcaaatttgctcaaaaattgatgtatctattcttaaaagtgtctagatacatgtaatattttgaccagaattatggaacggagaaagtactcCATATTATATATCTTCTTTCGTTCCCATTCCTATCTTTAATCACTCCCAACCAAACGAGCTGTTAAAATAAGCATCCTTCCACTCCACTCCGGGTGTGCTTGGAGCTCCTGCAACTTCGAGCGACGCGACTGGGGCTGCGTCTCCCTTTAATCCCTTCCTACCAGGCTACCACTCCTTTTAATTGGCGAGCACTAAGCAGTGCACCTCTCTCATCTCACTGGATCTCTTCCGGGTGTGGCTCTCATGTGAACCACTCCAAATACAGGTACTGCCATGGAGGCAAACACGGCCAGCCTCTCCATCACCGTCGAGAAGAACCTGCCGGAGGCGCGCTTGCTTCAGCTCGGCATCAAATCCTGGCCCAAGTAATTAAGCTTCACATATACTCGATCCCGCCTTTAACTAGTCTTTTAGTCCTCTGCTACTCTCCGTACGTTCCATCCATACCATCAGATCACAAGTTATAAAATTGATGTTGTGTTTACATGCATGGACGTAAGATGGGGCTGCCCGCCGGGGAGGTTTCCTCTCAAGTTCGACGCTAGGCTGACGTGCTACCTCCTCAAGGGCAAGGTGAAGGCCTCCGTCAAGGGCTCCGAATGCGTCGAGTtcggcgccggcgacctcgTCGTCTTCCCCAAGGGCCTCAGCTGTACCTGGGACGTCATCATCGCCGTCGACAAGCACTACAACTTCGAGGCCTCCCCAAATTAACAACACGCCGCGCTTTCTCTTGAGCTTGTCACAGGCTCACAGCTTAaatttcctctctctcttggtTAATTTATCAACGCCTTAAGTTCTTCTCGACGTTATCGATATGGCGTCGGTGACTAGTGAGTAGTGACTACGATCTCCTGTAAAAACGCCTTAAGGCTGATTTAGCTAGCCGGTTTTCAGAAGTTGCGACTCAAAAGAGGTCTCACAGGCTTCCTAGCTACCGGGGCAATTCACACTCCAGGCGTGTAGTAAACCAGTACTGGAGTACATTTCCAAGTGCAGTTGTGCAAAGATGTCAATTCTTTCTCCGACGGCCAGAACAGAACAGGAATGCCGTTGCAGCAAAATCAATGGGAGATGGACCAAAAGCTTGTCCTCGCTATCTCGAGTCGTGACACCTGTGTGTAGTGCCTTTGAGCCTAATTGTAGTGACTG contains:
- the LOC100840091 gene encoding uncharacterized protein LOC100840091, producing MEANTASLSITVEKNLPEARLLQLGIKSWPKWGCPPGRFPLKFDARLTCYLLKGKVKASVKGSECVEFGAGDLVVFPKGLSCTWDVIIAVDKHYNFEASPN